A genome region from Streptomyces antimycoticus includes the following:
- a CDS encoding serine hydrolase domain-containing protein, whose amino-acid sequence MNAPTKRPRLRLAAAAAVTAALLGGAAAVPAAATTSAPGAPTAPEAPVVPRSDSPDHRLTEDELRREVARTLENAGFIGLTVEVRDGHRRIHARAGEAELNTGRPVPFGAHYRAASVTKSFVATVVLQLVAEGRLSLSDPVNKWLPGVVSGNGNDGRQITVRNLLQHTSGIHNYDYSDDTGDSAADFDRTRFDHVSPEQVVAGAMKHRPDFPPAPADDPEPDWNYSNPGYVLAGMIIQKVTGRAWPEEVRDRIIRPLGLTGTYEPGDDPRLKAPYAHTYQRFPGSGTWTDTTLRNVSWGGAAGSLISTDRDLDRFFTALLGGRLLPPAQLAEMRRTVPVGPDFEVAFPHAQYGLGMMRQPLSCGGYRWGHGGDLEGATVRTGFTEGGRRSVTISSSGKTDDDEQLLRAEAALQSLTERVLCDGVRPSRKL is encoded by the coding sequence ATGAACGCACCCACGAAGCGCCCTCGTTTACGCCTCGCCGCGGCCGCCGCCGTCACCGCCGCCCTCCTCGGCGGTGCGGCCGCTGTCCCGGCCGCCGCCACCACCTCCGCACCCGGAGCCCCCACAGCGCCGGAGGCGCCCGTAGTGCCCCGCTCCGACTCCCCCGACCACCGGCTCACCGAGGACGAGTTGCGCCGCGAGGTGGCCCGGACCCTCGAGAACGCGGGTTTCATCGGACTGACCGTGGAGGTGCGCGACGGCCACCGCCGGATCCACGCCCGCGCGGGCGAGGCGGAGCTGAACACCGGCCGTCCGGTGCCGTTCGGGGCGCACTACCGGGCCGCGAGCGTCACCAAGTCCTTCGTGGCCACCGTCGTGCTCCAACTGGTCGCCGAGGGGCGGCTCTCGCTGAGCGATCCGGTGAACAAGTGGCTGCCGGGTGTGGTGAGCGGCAACGGCAACGACGGCCGCCAGATCACCGTCAGGAACCTGCTCCAGCACACCAGCGGCATCCACAACTACGACTACAGCGATGACACCGGCGACTCTGCGGCGGACTTCGATCGGACCCGGTTCGACCATGTCTCCCCCGAGCAGGTGGTCGCCGGGGCGATGAAGCACCGGCCCGACTTCCCTCCCGCCCCGGCCGATGACCCCGAGCCCGACTGGAACTACTCCAACCCCGGCTATGTCCTCGCCGGAATGATCATCCAGAAGGTCACCGGACGCGCATGGCCGGAGGAGGTCCGCGACCGCATCATCCGTCCGCTGGGCCTGACCGGGACCTATGAGCCCGGGGACGATCCGCGACTGAAGGCCCCGTACGCGCATACGTACCAGCGCTTCCCCGGCTCCGGCACCTGGACGGACACCACGCTCCGGAACGTCTCCTGGGGCGGTGCGGCCGGTTCGCTCATCAGCACCGACCGCGATCTGGACCGGTTCTTCACCGCGCTGCTGGGCGGCCGTCTGCTGCCCCCGGCGCAGCTGGCCGAGATGCGCCGGACCGTCCCCGTCGGACCGGACTTCGAGGTGGCCTTCCCCCATGCCCAATACGGGCTCGGGATGATGCGGCAGCCGCTGAGCTGCGGCGGCTACCGCTGGGGCCACGGCGGCGACCTCGAAGGCGCCACGGTGCGGACCGGCTTCACCGAGGGCGGGCGGCGCTCGGTGACCATCAGTTCCAGCGGCAAGACCGACGACGACGAGCAGCTGCTCCGGGCCGAGGCGGCCCTGCAGAGCCTCACCGAGCGCGTCCTGTGCGATGGCGTGCGCCCGAGCCGTAAACTCTGA
- a CDS encoding SDR family NAD(P)-dependent oxidoreductase: MNRFIGKTALVTGAGTGLGRAIALAFAAEGASVVAAGRTASTLAGTVRLIEAADGRAAAVPADVTDSGQLRELVHQAVTRFGGLDIAVNNAGIMRGQGRLGEVSEEDWEAVLRTNVTGVWLAMKHQIAHMKDHGGGAIVNVSSNLGAHLRVPGLGAYSTSKAAVATLTRAAALDHVHQGIRINAVSPGASDAPMSLRPGETEADRAERMKSENPLGRIAEAGEIAAAVLYLASPAAGSVVGTDLVVDSGSSA, translated from the coding sequence GTGAACCGCTTCATCGGAAAGACCGCCCTCGTCACCGGAGCGGGCACCGGCCTCGGCCGTGCCATCGCGCTCGCCTTCGCCGCCGAAGGCGCGTCCGTGGTGGCCGCGGGGCGCACCGCGTCCACCCTGGCCGGGACGGTCCGCCTGATCGAGGCCGCCGATGGCCGGGCCGCCGCCGTGCCCGCCGATGTCACCGACTCCGGGCAACTGCGGGAGCTGGTGCACCAGGCCGTCACCCGCTTCGGCGGACTGGACATCGCGGTCAACAACGCCGGGATCATGCGTGGCCAGGGGCGCCTCGGAGAGGTCAGCGAGGAGGACTGGGAGGCGGTGCTGCGCACCAATGTCACCGGTGTCTGGCTGGCGATGAAGCACCAGATCGCACATATGAAGGACCACGGCGGCGGGGCGATCGTCAATGTCTCCTCCAACCTCGGCGCCCACCTCCGCGTCCCGGGCCTCGGCGCGTACAGCACCTCCAAGGCGGCGGTCGCCACACTGACCCGGGCCGCCGCGCTCGACCACGTCCACCAGGGAATCCGGATCAACGCGGTCAGCCCCGGCGCCTCCGACGCCCCCATGTCCCTGCGGCCCGGTGAGACCGAGGCCGACCGCGCCGAGCGGATGAAGTCCGAGAATCCGCTGGGCCGGATAGCGGAGGCGGGGGAGATCGCGGCGGCCGTGCTCTACCTCGCCTCACCGGCGGCGGGCTCCGTAGTCGGCACGGATCTGGTGGTGGACAGCGGCTCGTCGGCCTGA
- a CDS encoding MerR family transcriptional regulator, with product MRIGELSRRTGVSERLLRYYEQQGLLQPERLPSGYRAYRVSDVAVVRRIRALLAAGLSTATISQVLPCLRDDDGEHLVPTCPDLLGELRAERERMTAAIEELELSRSLLDRVITAGQSAMS from the coding sequence ATGCGGATCGGCGAGCTGTCCCGCCGTACCGGGGTGAGCGAACGGCTGCTGCGCTACTACGAACAGCAGGGCCTCCTCCAGCCCGAGCGGCTGCCCAGCGGCTATCGCGCATACCGGGTGTCCGATGTGGCGGTGGTGCGGCGCATCCGCGCGCTGCTGGCGGCCGGGCTCTCGACGGCGACCATCTCCCAGGTCCTGCCCTGCCTCCGCGACGACGACGGTGAGCACCTCGTGCCCACCTGCCCGGATCTGCTGGGCGAGCTGCGGGCGGAGCGGGAGCGGATGACCGCGGCCATCGAGGAGCTCGAGCTGTCCCGATCGCTGCTGGACAGGGTCATCACAGCGGGCCAGTCGGCCATGAGCTGA
- a CDS encoding MFS transporter, translating into MTVADTSRGTGTAATSTTHHRHAFALLGSVQITLIFTLAAIAVPLPEIGRAFGLERTDLILLSAAYGLTFAGLLLFGARLSDRYGGRRALTAGLIVFAAASAAAPFSPGIGTLLMARFAQGAGAALIAPAAMAVLRAVFPTPAAYGRAMATWGGLSVLGATAGNLVSGVIAELLSWRWSFAVPLAVAAAALALAPRLLPDTAPSRGRTLDLPGALLATAGITLASYGLVVTDALPWSSAGVLVPLLIGAALLVAFWYAERRAGDPLLPPRFLLNRRRALALTAIALSACATAMTFVTLSLHLQQDRDWSPLATSAAFVPFAIALLASGRAAGPLIARFGPRVITAAGLATAAAGLVLLALTGLDPHTPYASALLPGLVLLPAGAAASFAGAAVLTTHGVPPERTGLAGGVLNTAMELGPTVVFAIVLTFGSDAVSLAATGAVLALVAALNLRVQRTRPSRPSSLPQGAVQ; encoded by the coding sequence ATGACCGTCGCCGACACCTCGCGCGGCACCGGCACCGCCGCCACCAGTACGACGCACCATCGCCACGCCTTCGCCCTGCTCGGCTCCGTCCAGATCACCCTGATCTTCACGCTCGCGGCGATCGCCGTGCCGCTGCCCGAGATCGGCCGCGCCTTCGGCCTGGAGCGGACCGATCTGATCCTGCTCAGCGCCGCCTATGGGCTCACCTTCGCCGGGCTGCTGCTCTTCGGCGCGCGCCTGTCCGACCGCTACGGCGGGCGGCGCGCCCTCACCGCCGGGCTCATCGTCTTCGCCGCCGCCTCGGCCGCCGCCCCGTTCTCCCCCGGCATCGGGACACTGCTCATGGCCCGGTTCGCCCAGGGCGCGGGGGCGGCCCTGATCGCACCCGCCGCAATGGCCGTACTGCGGGCCGTCTTCCCCACCCCCGCCGCCTATGGCAGGGCGATGGCCACCTGGGGCGGGCTCTCGGTGCTCGGCGCGACGGCGGGCAATCTGGTCTCCGGCGTCATAGCCGAGTTGCTGTCCTGGCGCTGGAGCTTCGCCGTGCCCCTTGCGGTGGCCGCGGCCGCGCTCGCCCTCGCGCCCCGGCTGCTGCCGGACACCGCGCCGAGCCGGGGCCGGACGCTCGATCTGCCGGGCGCGCTGCTGGCCACGGCCGGTATCACGCTGGCCAGTTACGGGCTCGTGGTCACCGACGCCCTGCCCTGGTCGTCGGCCGGGGTGCTGGTGCCCCTGCTCATCGGGGCCGCGCTGCTCGTCGCGTTCTGGTACGCCGAGCGCCGGGCCGGCGATCCGCTGCTGCCGCCCCGCTTCCTGCTGAACCGGCGGCGGGCCCTCGCCCTCACGGCCATCGCGCTCAGCGCCTGCGCGACCGCGATGACCTTTGTGACCCTCTCGCTCCATCTCCAGCAGGACCGTGACTGGTCACCGTTGGCGACCTCGGCCGCCTTTGTGCCGTTCGCCATCGCCCTGCTCGCCTCGGGGCGGGCGGCCGGGCCGCTGATAGCCCGCTTCGGCCCGCGCGTCATCACCGCCGCCGGGCTGGCCACGGCCGCGGCCGGGCTGGTCCTGCTCGCCCTCACCGGGCTCGACCCGCACACCCCGTATGCCTCCGCGCTGTTGCCGGGGCTGGTGCTGCTGCCGGCCGGCGCCGCCGCCTCCTTCGCCGGGGCCGCCGTGCTCACCACCCACGGGGTGCCGCCCGAGCGGACCGGGCTCGCGGGCGGGGTGCTGAACACGGCGATGGAGCTCGGCCCGACCGTGGTCTTCGCCATCGTGCTCACCTTCGGCAGCGATGCCGTCTCCCTCGCCGCGACGGGGGCCGTGCTCGCCCTCGTCGCCGCCCTGAACCTCCGCGTCCAGCGGACCCGTCCATCCCGTCCCTCCTCGCTTCCTCAAGGAGCCGTGCAGTGA
- the fdhD gene encoding formate dehydrogenase accessory sulfurtransferase FdhD yields MGRVTERRRVIRIRDGAISTRPDTLVAEEPLEIRLNGKPLAITMRTPGDDFALAAGFLVSEGVLGRADELANIVYCAGATEDGSNTYNVVDVTLAPGVPVPDITLERNVYTTSSCGLCGKASLDAVRTTARWPVADGLGDGANGVSPPVRIEPETLSVLPDRLRAAQRVFDRTGGLHAAGLFTPDGELLDLREDVGRHNAVDKLVGRALQQGLLPLSGSVLMVSGRASFELAQKAVMAGIPVLAAVSAPSSLAVDLAAEAGLTLVGFLRGTSMNVYAGEQRLALRTAVGGT; encoded by the coding sequence ATGGGACGGGTCACCGAGCGACGCCGCGTCATCCGCATCCGGGACGGGGCGATCAGCACCCGGCCGGACACCCTGGTGGCGGAGGAGCCGCTGGAGATCCGGCTGAACGGCAAACCACTGGCGATCACCATGCGCACACCGGGCGACGACTTCGCCCTCGCCGCCGGGTTCCTGGTGAGCGAGGGCGTCCTCGGCCGGGCCGACGAGCTGGCGAACATCGTCTACTGCGCGGGCGCCACCGAGGACGGCTCCAACACCTACAACGTGGTGGATGTGACGCTCGCACCGGGCGTGCCGGTCCCGGACATCACCCTGGAGCGCAACGTCTATACGACGTCCTCCTGCGGGCTGTGCGGCAAGGCCAGCCTGGACGCGGTGCGGACGACCGCGCGCTGGCCGGTCGCGGACGGCCTCGGAGACGGGGCGAACGGCGTAAGCCCTCCGGTCCGGATCGAGCCGGAGACGCTCTCCGTGCTCCCCGACCGGCTCCGCGCGGCGCAGCGCGTCTTCGACCGGACCGGCGGGCTGCACGCGGCGGGGCTGTTCACCCCGGACGGTGAGCTGCTGGACCTGCGGGAGGACGTGGGCCGGCACAACGCGGTGGACAAGCTGGTGGGCCGGGCGCTCCAGCAGGGTCTGCTGCCGCTGTCGGGGTCGGTGCTGATGGTTTCGGGCCGCGCCTCCTTCGAGCTGGCGCAGAAGGCGGTGATGGCGGGGATCCCGGTGCTGGCGGCGGTGTCGGCGCCCTCCTCGCTGGCGGTGGATCTGGCGGCGGAGGCGGGGCTGACCCTGGTCGGCTTCCTCCGCGGCACTTCGATGAACGTGTACGCGGGCGAGCAGCGACTCGCTCTGCGGACAGCGGTCGGCGGGACCTGA
- a CDS encoding TetR/AcrR family transcriptional regulator, with the protein MARTKEFDPEAALQSALELFWQRGYEATSMADLVDYLGIGRASIYATFGSKHELYLKAMDRYAETRDPSLLTELSQPGPALPAVRAVVRRFAEEAASPEKRLAGCLVTNTAAELAPHDPAAARRVELSWDHVETPLCSALIRAQAQGELSEDRDPRALARMLFVLMQGLRVVGKASDDPARVRDAAEQALALLD; encoded by the coding sequence ATGGCCAGAACGAAGGAATTCGACCCGGAGGCCGCCCTGCAGTCGGCTCTCGAGCTGTTCTGGCAGCGCGGCTATGAAGCGACCTCGATGGCGGACCTCGTCGATTATCTCGGCATCGGCCGCGCCAGTATCTACGCGACCTTCGGCAGCAAGCACGAGCTGTATCTGAAGGCCATGGACCGCTATGCGGAGACGCGCGACCCGTCCCTGCTGACCGAGCTGTCCCAGCCGGGCCCGGCGCTGCCCGCGGTGCGGGCGGTGGTGCGGCGCTTCGCCGAGGAGGCCGCCTCCCCGGAGAAGCGGCTGGCCGGCTGCCTGGTGACCAACACGGCGGCCGAGCTGGCCCCACATGACCCGGCGGCCGCCCGCCGGGTGGAGCTGAGCTGGGATCACGTGGAGACCCCGTTGTGTTCCGCGCTGATACGGGCCCAGGCCCAGGGGGAGCTTTCCGAGGACCGCGACCCCCGCGCACTGGCGCGGATGCTGTTCGTGCTGATGCAGGGGCTGCGGGTGGTCGGCAAGGCGTCGGACGACCCGGCCCGGGTGCGGGACGCCGCGGAGCAGGCGCTGGCACTGCTGGACTGA
- a CDS encoding molybdopterin oxidoreductase family protein yields the protein MARNRQRNRQQKQYPRLTHPLVRDSVSGELRRASWDEALSRATAGFRAVTAAHGPDAFGMFSCARATNEMNYVAQKFARVVMGTNNVDSCNRTCHAPSVAGLSAVFGSGGGTSSYAEVEDTDLIVMWGSNARFAHPIFFQHVLKGIRNGARMYAVDPRRTSTAEWAESWLGLNVGTDIPLAHAVGREIIHAGLANRSFIERATSGFEEYAAHVEPWTLSVAEKVTGVPADAIRDLAHAYATAERAQLCWTLGITEHHNGTDNVRALINLSLLTGHVGRYGCGLQPLRGQNNVQGGGDMGAIPNRLPGFQDILDPPTRSKFERAWDVVIQPRYGLNLTEMFEAMEAGELRAVYCIGENPAQSEADTEQAVRRLESLEHLVVQDIFLTRTAELADVVLPATAGWCETEGTTTNSERRVQRVRKAVEPPGEAREDIDIICELARRLGHDWKFEGAEEVWNELRAVSPDHFGMTYERLEEHQGIQWPCPSTDRLEPTYLHGRLWENDPARRGDLAPFGPVKHDPPVDLTDDAYPIRLTTGRRLDSYNTGVQSGGFASPLRRGEYIELCPEDAARYRVETEERVRVTSRRGSVVAPVWIDPGLRPGLAFMTMHFPDEVDTNSLTIEANCPIAGTAEFKASAIRIEKIPVTAVRS from the coding sequence GGGCCCGACGCGTTCGGCATGTTCTCCTGCGCCCGCGCCACCAACGAGATGAATTACGTGGCCCAGAAGTTCGCCCGAGTGGTGATGGGCACCAACAACGTCGACTCGTGCAACCGCACCTGCCACGCGCCCAGCGTCGCGGGGCTGTCCGCCGTCTTCGGCTCCGGCGGCGGCACGTCGTCGTACGCGGAGGTCGAGGACACCGATCTCATCGTGATGTGGGGCTCCAACGCCCGCTTCGCGCACCCGATCTTCTTCCAGCACGTCCTCAAGGGCATCCGCAACGGCGCCCGGATGTACGCCGTCGATCCGCGCCGCACCTCGACCGCCGAATGGGCCGAGAGCTGGCTGGGGCTCAACGTCGGCACCGACATCCCGCTCGCCCACGCCGTGGGCCGCGAGATCATCCACGCGGGACTCGCCAACCGCTCCTTCATCGAGCGCGCCACCAGTGGCTTCGAGGAGTACGCCGCCCATGTGGAGCCCTGGACGCTGAGCGTCGCGGAGAAGGTCACGGGCGTCCCCGCGGACGCCATCCGCGATCTCGCGCACGCCTACGCCACCGCCGAGCGCGCCCAGCTGTGCTGGACGCTCGGCATCACCGAGCACCACAACGGCACCGACAACGTCCGGGCGCTGATCAATCTGTCCCTGCTGACCGGCCATGTCGGCCGGTACGGCTGCGGACTGCAGCCGCTGCGCGGCCAGAACAACGTCCAGGGCGGCGGCGACATGGGCGCCATCCCCAACCGGCTGCCCGGCTTCCAGGACATCCTGGACCCGCCCACCCGGTCCAAGTTCGAGCGCGCCTGGGACGTGGTCATCCAGCCGCGCTACGGGCTGAACCTCACCGAGATGTTCGAGGCCATGGAGGCCGGCGAACTGCGCGCCGTCTACTGCATCGGCGAGAACCCGGCCCAGTCCGAGGCCGACACCGAACAGGCCGTCCGGCGGCTGGAGTCGCTGGAACACCTGGTGGTCCAGGACATCTTCCTCACCAGGACCGCCGAGCTGGCCGATGTGGTGCTCCCGGCGACCGCCGGCTGGTGCGAGACGGAGGGCACCACCACCAACAGCGAGCGGCGCGTCCAGCGGGTGCGCAAGGCCGTGGAGCCGCCGGGCGAGGCGCGCGAGGACATCGACATCATCTGCGAGCTGGCGCGACGGCTCGGCCACGACTGGAAGTTCGAGGGCGCGGAGGAGGTGTGGAACGAGCTGCGCGCCGTGTCCCCCGACCACTTCGGCATGACCTACGAGCGGCTGGAGGAGCACCAGGGCATCCAGTGGCCCTGCCCCAGCACCGACCGCCTCGAGCCCACCTATCTGCACGGCCGTCTGTGGGAGAACGATCCGGCGCGGCGCGGCGACCTCGCCCCCTTCGGCCCCGTGAAGCACGATCCGCCGGTCGATCTGACCGATGACGCCTATCCGATCCGGCTCACCACCGGACGGCGCCTGGACTCGTACAACACCGGGGTGCAGAGCGGGGGTTTCGCCTCTCCGCTGCGGCGCGGCGAGTACATCGAGCTGTGCCCGGAGGACGCGGCCCGCTACCGGGTGGAGACCGAGGAGCGGGTGCGGGTCACCTCGCGGCGCGGCTCTGTGGTGGCGCCGGTGTGGATCGATCCCGGGCTGCGGCCGGGGCTCGCCTTCATGACCATGCACTTCCCCGACGAGGTGGACACCAACTCCCTGACGATCGAGGCGAACTGCCCCATCGCGGGGACGGCGGAGTTCAAGGCGTCGGCCATAAGGATCGAGAAGATTCCCGTGACCGCCGTAAGGAGCTGA
- a CDS encoding NADH-ubiquinone oxidoreductase-F iron-sulfur binding region domain-containing protein, with amino-acid sequence MDLRFGAGKPTDEERAAVDALLGPPESAWEGADDRNDTDLRWARGGREARERRELLLPGLHALNDRVGWISEGGLDYLCRRLTVPPAEGYGVATFYAMFAVKPRPATVVHVCTDLACAARGSARVCTELERDLGPAGSAGSGAVWQPSPCLGLCERAPAALAIRAGEAPQAAIVAPATAEAVADAASAPHDAPAEPPAAAAVPQTGADGLVLLRRVGVVDPGSLDDYRTHGGYAALRRAFTLGPAGVIREVTEAGLVGRGGAAFPTGRKWAATAQQPDHPHYLVCNADESEPGTFKDRVLMEGDPYALIEAMTIAGYATGAHRGYLYLRGEYPRALRRLRTAIDRARARGFLGGDVMGQGFAFDIEIRRGAGAYICGEETAIFNSIEGQRGEPRSKPPFPVEKGLFGKPTAVNNVETLVNVLPILIEGAQAYARTGTGTSTGTKLFCVSGAVARPGVYELPFGATLGELLELAGPPETLRAVLLGGAAGGFVRPDELDVPLTFEGTRAAGTTLGSGVVLVLDDSVDLPRILLRIAEFFRDESCGQCVPCRVGTVRQEEALHRIKDLTGAAAAGDIALLREVGQAMRDASICGLGQTAWNAVESAIDRLGAFK; translated from the coding sequence GTGGATCTGCGCTTCGGTGCCGGCAAGCCCACGGACGAGGAGCGGGCGGCGGTCGACGCCCTGCTCGGCCCGCCCGAATCCGCCTGGGAGGGCGCGGACGACCGCAACGACACGGATCTGCGCTGGGCGCGCGGCGGCCGCGAGGCACGTGAGCGGCGCGAGCTGCTGTTGCCGGGACTGCATGCCCTCAACGACCGGGTGGGCTGGATCAGCGAGGGCGGCCTGGACTATCTGTGCCGCCGGCTGACGGTCCCTCCGGCGGAGGGCTACGGGGTCGCGACCTTCTACGCGATGTTCGCGGTGAAACCCCGTCCGGCGACCGTCGTCCACGTCTGCACGGATCTGGCGTGCGCGGCCCGGGGCTCCGCGCGGGTGTGCACGGAGCTCGAACGGGACCTGGGCCCGGCGGGCTCGGCCGGATCCGGAGCCGTCTGGCAGCCCAGCCCGTGTCTGGGCCTGTGCGAGCGCGCCCCGGCGGCCCTGGCGATCCGCGCGGGCGAGGCCCCGCAGGCCGCGATCGTCGCCCCCGCCACGGCCGAGGCGGTGGCCGACGCGGCGTCGGCGCCGCACGACGCGCCGGCCGAACCGCCCGCGGCGGCCGCGGTCCCCCAGACCGGCGCCGACGGCCTGGTGCTGCTGCGCCGGGTCGGGGTGGTGGACCCGGGGTCGCTCGACGACTACCGCACCCACGGCGGATACGCCGCCCTGCGGCGCGCGTTCACGCTCGGGCCCGCCGGGGTGATCCGGGAGGTCACCGAGGCGGGGCTGGTCGGGCGGGGCGGGGCCGCGTTCCCGACCGGGCGGAAGTGGGCGGCCACCGCCCAGCAGCCCGACCATCCGCACTATCTGGTCTGCAACGCCGACGAGAGCGAACCGGGCACCTTCAAGGACCGGGTCCTGATGGAGGGCGATCCGTACGCCCTGATCGAGGCCATGACCATCGCGGGCTATGCGACCGGGGCCCACCGCGGCTATCTGTATCTGCGCGGCGAGTACCCCCGTGCGCTGCGCCGGCTGCGCACCGCCATCGACCGGGCCCGGGCCCGCGGCTTCCTCGGTGGGGACGTCATGGGGCAGGGGTTCGCGTTCGACATCGAGATCCGGCGCGGCGCGGGCGCGTACATCTGCGGTGAGGAGACCGCGATCTTCAACTCGATCGAGGGGCAGCGCGGTGAACCGCGCAGCAAACCGCCGTTCCCGGTCGAGAAGGGGCTGTTCGGCAAGCCGACCGCGGTCAACAACGTGGAGACGCTGGTCAATGTGTTGCCGATTCTGATCGAGGGTGCGCAGGCATATGCCCGCACCGGTACCGGCACCTCCACCGGCACCAAGCTGTTCTGCGTCTCCGGCGCGGTCGCCCGGCCCGGCGTCTACGAGCTGCCGTTCGGGGCGACACTGGGCGAGCTGCTGGAGCTCGCGGGGCCGCCCGAGACCCTGCGCGCGGTGCTGCTCGGCGGCGCGGCGGGCGGCTTCGTACGCCCCGACGAGCTGGACGTCCCGCTGACCTTCGAGGGCACGCGCGCCGCGGGCACCACCCTCGGCTCGGGAGTGGTGCTGGTCCTGGACGACAGCGTCGACCTGCCCCGCATCCTGCTGCGCATCGCGGAGTTCTTCCGCGACGAGTCCTGCGGTCAGTGCGTCCCCTGCCGGGTGGGCACCGTACGGCAGGAGGAGGCGCTGCACCGGATCAAGGACCTTACGGGCGCCGCCGCGGCCGGGGACATCGCGCTGCTGCGCGAGGTCGGCCAGGCCATGCGGGACGCCTCGATCTGCGGTCTTGGCCAGACCGCCTGGAACGCCGTGGAGTCCGCCATCGACCGCCTGGGAGCCTTCAAGTGA